A single region of the Pseudomonas sp. VD-NE ins genome encodes:
- a CDS encoding cysteine hydrolase family protein, translated as MSVPKTMFQLSGRGYAAATLSHATVVIIDAQKEYLSGPLALSGMDAAVANIKQVVAAARAAGRPIVHVRHLGTVGGLFDPQGERGEFIPGLEPQGDETIIGKLLPSAFHGTELLDRLQNLGSLDLIVCGFMSHSSVSTTVRAAKNLGFRCTLVEDACATRDLPFKGRVLSAAVVQEAEMAIMADNFATLALTQDLI; from the coding sequence ATGTCCGTTCCAAAAACGATGTTTCAACTCAGCGGTCGCGGTTACGCAGCGGCCACACTGAGCCATGCCACCGTGGTCATCATCGATGCCCAGAAAGAATATCTCAGTGGCCCGCTGGCCCTGAGCGGCATGGACGCGGCCGTCGCGAACATCAAACAAGTGGTTGCCGCAGCCCGTGCAGCCGGTCGGCCGATCGTGCACGTGCGTCATCTCGGCACCGTCGGTGGCCTGTTCGACCCGCAGGGCGAACGCGGCGAATTCATCCCCGGCCTCGAGCCGCAGGGCGATGAAACCATTATCGGCAAACTGCTGCCGAGCGCGTTCCATGGCACCGAGTTGCTCGATCGCTTGCAAAACCTTGGCTCGCTGGACTTGATCGTCTGCGGTTTCATGAGCCACTCCAGCGTCAGCACCACCGTGCGTGCGGCGAAGAACCTGGGTTTCCGTTGCACCCTGGTGGAAGACGCCTGCGCCACCCGTGACTTGCCGTTCAAGGGCCGCGTGCTCAGCGCCGCCGTCGTGCAGGAAGCCGAAATGGCGATAATGGCGGACAATTTCGCCACGCTGGCGTTGACGCAAGACCTGATCTGA
- the prmB gene encoding 50S ribosomal protein L3 N(5)-glutamine methyltransferase — translation MITSRLRTLRDHIRWAVSRFHGEDLFFGHGTDNAWDEARQLVLGALHLPWEIADSYLDCALEDDELVNLQRLLKRRIEERIPTAYLLGEAWFCGMSFIVDERVLIPRSPIGELIENRFAPWIGTEPARILDLCTGSGCIGIACAYEFQNAEVVLADLSFEALEVANQNIERHGVDERVYTVQGDGFDGLPGQRFDLIVSNPPYVDAEDFADMPDEYQHEPELGLACGDDGLNLVRRMLAEAADHLTEKGLLIVEVGNSQVHVDALYPEVDFAWLEFERGGHGVFMLTAEQCRNHQALFASRV, via the coding sequence GTGATCACTTCCCGACTTCGTACCCTGCGCGACCACATTCGTTGGGCCGTCAGCCGCTTCCATGGGGAGGATCTGTTTTTCGGCCATGGCACCGACAATGCCTGGGATGAAGCGCGACAGCTGGTGCTGGGAGCTTTGCACCTGCCGTGGGAAATCGCCGACAGCTACCTCGATTGCGCGCTGGAAGACGACGAGCTGGTCAATTTGCAACGCCTGCTCAAGCGTCGCATCGAAGAGCGCATTCCCACCGCTTACCTGTTGGGTGAAGCCTGGTTCTGCGGCATGTCGTTCATTGTCGACGAGCGCGTGTTGATCCCGCGTTCGCCGATTGGCGAACTGATCGAAAACCGCTTTGCGCCGTGGATCGGCACCGAGCCGGCGCGGATTCTTGACCTGTGCACCGGTTCCGGTTGCATCGGTATCGCCTGCGCCTACGAGTTCCAGAACGCCGAAGTGGTGCTGGCCGATCTGTCGTTCGAGGCGCTGGAAGTGGCCAACCAGAACATCGAGCGGCATGGTGTCGATGAGCGCGTCTACACCGTCCAGGGCGATGGTTTTGACGGTTTGCCGGGTCAGCGTTTCGACCTGATTGTGTCGAACCCGCCATACGTGGATGCGGAAGACTTCGCTGACATGCCGGACGAGTATCAGCATGAGCCCGAGCTGGGCCTGGCGTGTGGCGATGATGGTCTGAACCTGGTTCGACGCATGCTTGCTGAAGCGGCCGATCATCTGACCGAGAAAGGCCTGCTGATCGTTGAAGTGGGCAACAGCCAGGTGCACGTTGACGCGTTGTACCCGGAAGTCGATTTCGCCTGGCTCGAATTCGAGCGCGGCGGGCATGGCGTGTTCATGCTGACGGCGGAGCAGTGCCGCAACCACCAGGCCCTATTCGCTTCCCGCGTCTAA